The window AACTGGTATTGGTGGTAAACATTCCCGAAAGTGATACTAAACCTCACTATGCGCTCGATGACCAGAAAAAATGGTGGGCCTATATCCGTATCGATGATAAAAGTGTGCTCGCCAGTAAAATTATTGTAGAAGTATTAAAAAACGACTACAAAGATAAAGGCGTGTTGATTTCTTATTCGGATAACGAAAAGAAACTGCTCGAATATCTGGAAGAAAACGAAAAGATAACGCTTAAAGAGTTTAGTAAACTGTTGCGCAGTTCTTACCGCAAAGCCCAAAAGATACTGGTTAATTTAATCCTCACGAACGTAATCAAATCGCATACTACTGAGCGGGAGGAATATTTTACAGCGGTACGGTAGGTTTTTCAAACACATTACACTCCTCTATTATTGATTGACGTAAATAAAAAGAGGTGTCATCTCGACTGGAACGTAGTGGAATGGAGAGATCTAGCTCGATAGATTTCTCGACTGCGTTGCACTCCGCTCGAAAGGACGCTAACCTAGGGGTGTATATTAACTTTTCTACACTCCTATTTTTTGAGGTTTAAAAACCCGACCTTTGTCTACCTATGTTTTCTAAAATTTACCAAAAATATAAACCCTACTATAAAGAAAATCTCCATCTTGCCTTACCTATTGTAGGCTCACAGGTTGGACATACGCTGGTGCACATGGCAGATAGTATTATTGTAGGCCATTTTACAGACACTACTCAACTCGCTGCCGTATCGCTTGTAAACAGCATTTTCATTCTAATTCTCGTAATTGGCCTGGGCATTTCGTATGGTTTAACGCCCCTGATTGCGCAGGAAAACGGCCGTCAGAATTACGAAGAATGCGGCCGCTTATTAT is drawn from Pedobacter sp. HDW13 and contains these coding sequences:
- a CDS encoding helix-turn-helix domain-containing protein; translation: MPSIKSLIMQGEGVMLDFKKTINNTEKIAKSLVAFANNKGGKLLVGVADDGSIKGVKSEEEEKYMILTSAHQFCKPAIEPNFEEIYVDDKLVLVVNIPESDTKPHYALDDQKKWWAYIRIDDKSVLASKIIVEVLKNDYKDKGVLISYSDNEKKLLEYLEENEKITLKEFSKLLRSSYRKAQKILVNLILTNVIKSHTTEREEYFTAVR